Proteins from a genomic interval of Gemmatimonadales bacterium:
- a CDS encoding GlsB/YeaQ/YmgE family stress response membrane protein, with the protein MGLMHIVWSIIVGFIVGLLARALLPGADHMGVLATIVVGIVGSLIGGFIGRLMSKPAPGARFHPAGFFMSIVGAVVLLIILRFAR; encoded by the coding sequence ATGGGACTCATGCACATCGTGTGGTCGATCATCGTCGGCTTCATCGTGGGCCTCCTGGCCCGCGCCCTGCTGCCCGGGGCGGACCACATGGGCGTCCTGGCGACGATCGTCGTGGGCATCGTGGGCTCGCTGATCGGCGGATTCATCGGGCGGCTCATGTCGAAGCCGGCGCCGGGCGCGCGCTTCCACCCCGCCGGCTTTTTCATGTCGATCGTCGGCGCGGTGGTGCTGCTGATCATTCTGCGCTTCGCGCGCTAG
- a CDS encoding sigma-70 family RNA polymerase sigma factor, giving the protein MNDGVGHLFETYHDSLVRMLYRRTGDRDRAEELAQETFARAVAAPPRNPRPWLFAVALNLVREDGRRSVRQGRRLQLLKAELDDRPVPPPDVELERRETAARVRTALGRLTERDREALLLRAEGFGYDEIAETLGLARGAVGTTLARARRRLVEAYHETEGQAQHAAR; this is encoded by the coding sequence ATGAACGACGGTGTCGGACATCTCTTCGAAACGTACCACGACTCGCTCGTCCGCATGCTCTACCGCCGGACCGGCGACCGCGACCGGGCGGAGGAGCTGGCACAGGAAACCTTCGCGCGCGCGGTCGCGGCGCCGCCCCGGAACCCGCGGCCCTGGCTCTTTGCCGTGGCCCTCAACCTGGTGCGCGAGGATGGACGGCGTTCGGTGCGGCAGGGGCGGCGGTTGCAGTTGCTCAAGGCGGAGCTCGATGACCGGCCCGTGCCCCCGCCGGACGTGGAGCTCGAGCGGCGCGAGACCGCTGCGCGGGTGCGCACGGCGCTCGGCCGGCTTACGGAGAGGGATCGCGAGGCACTGTTGCTCAGAGCGGAAGGGTTCGGCTATGACGAGATCGCCGAGACGCTTGGCCTCGCGCGCGGCGCGGTAGGCACGACCCTCGCCCGCGCGCGGCGCCGGCTGGTCGAGGCGTATCACGAGACGGAAGGGCAGGCGCAGCATGCCGCACGTTGA
- a CDS encoding DUF2254 family protein — MRRPGRPDERFRDTVRRAFAEFLGLPTLIVIAFLAVAIGSYVLDRGSAGSSDPVRRALERHLFRSPEATRNLLGTVAGGIITVTSITISLLLVAIQQSASTMTAQVFDQFLRRKANQFCFGFLVGLAVFALITLATVTPGFTPVYGGTMTLLLTAVALLLLIFLMYISVNQMRPAVIVASVHDHTIAAWAGERAALRRVRRTPARLDARAEPVHADRHGFVTHLDFDAMARAAEAAGKGAEVSLRVLIGSFVSFGDAVAELRGAEPSKAEAARGAVRRAIRLERKRDFETDACYGILQLETIGWTSVSSSKSNPMPGILCIHALRDLLARWSDEHGNAEAEREAAAREHPPLPVVYDDEPFDPVFDALESLGVAASESMQHQTLAEILEALAVTYARVPIAWRPRANAMVLRLLSTLGDHVLTAKLETAVSRLGTALREAGELTTAAALRDAADELAASVGHLGARSTRGES; from the coding sequence ATGCGTAGGCCCGGCCGGCCCGACGAGCGCTTCCGCGATACGGTGCGGCGCGCCTTTGCGGAATTTCTCGGGCTGCCGACGCTCATCGTGATCGCGTTCCTCGCGGTTGCGATCGGCTCGTACGTGCTGGACCGCGGCTCCGCCGGTTCGAGCGATCCGGTGCGCCGGGCGCTCGAGCGCCACCTCTTCCGCAGCCCCGAGGCGACGCGCAATCTGCTCGGCACGGTGGCCGGCGGCATCATCACCGTCACGTCGATCACGATCTCGCTCCTGCTCGTGGCCATCCAGCAGTCGGCGAGCACGATGACCGCGCAAGTGTTCGACCAGTTCCTGCGGCGCAAGGCGAACCAGTTCTGCTTCGGCTTCCTGGTGGGGCTCGCAGTCTTCGCGCTCATCACGCTGGCAACGGTGACGCCCGGATTCACGCCGGTCTACGGCGGCACGATGACGCTCCTGCTCACCGCCGTGGCGCTGCTGCTGCTCATCTTCCTCATGTACATCAGCGTGAACCAGATGCGGCCGGCCGTGATCGTCGCGTCGGTGCACGACCACACGATCGCCGCGTGGGCCGGGGAGCGCGCGGCGCTCCGGCGGGTGCGGCGCACGCCGGCGCGGCTCGACGCGCGGGCCGAGCCGGTGCACGCGGACCGGCACGGCTTCGTGACCCACCTCGATTTCGACGCGATGGCGCGCGCGGCCGAGGCGGCCGGCAAGGGGGCCGAGGTGTCGCTGCGGGTGCTGATCGGGAGCTTCGTGAGCTTCGGCGACGCCGTGGCCGAGCTGCGCGGCGCGGAACCCTCCAAGGCGGAGGCGGCGCGCGGGGCCGTACGCCGCGCCATCCGGCTGGAGCGGAAGCGCGATTTCGAGACCGACGCCTGCTACGGCATCCTGCAGCTCGAGACCATCGGCTGGACCTCGGTGTCGAGCTCGAAATCCAATCCGATGCCGGGCATCCTCTGCATCCACGCGCTGCGGGACCTGCTGGCGCGCTGGTCGGACGAGCACGGAAACGCGGAGGCCGAGCGGGAGGCGGCGGCGCGCGAGCACCCGCCGCTGCCGGTGGTGTACGACGACGAGCCGTTCGACCCGGTCTTCGACGCGCTGGAGTCGCTCGGCGTTGCGGCCTCCGAGTCGATGCAACACCAGACGCTGGCCGAGATTCTGGAAGCGCTGGCGGTGACCTACGCGCGGGTGCCGATCGCCTGGCGCCCCCGCGCCAACGCGATGGTGCTCCGGCTCCTCTCGACGCTCGGCGACCACGTGCTCACCGCCAAGCTCGAGACCGCGGTGAGCCGGCTCGGCACCGCGTTGCGCGAGGCCGGCGAGCTCACGACCGCGGCGGCGCTCCGGGACGCGGCCGACGAGCTCGCGGCCTCGGTGGGCCACCTCGGCGCGCGCTCGACCCGGGGTGAGAGCTAG
- a CDS encoding response regulator, which produces MANHAATPLESISLVARPPSISGSIRAWTDPEPEWRRIGLSITGPLLTLAVAIAFDLVARFNGLIPNPTPLLLLTVAYAGFAGGLQPALISALVTLVYGAHYFAEPWPGLFHYTSEGFMSLAALAFATPAIAVLTGRQGDRTRSRRAGPALERLARRHALQHEITARLALSGDAEDALQSVARAVVPLLGDWCMIQVAGAHGEMEAAAAAHKSGAHELLVRTLCARGWPDGGVGGAGAVGAAADGASANGAALNGVVNGGNANGAASDAAAGGAPNAPRRFNLTRDAVRARSRDGEDANLAERLAPAAILSLPLVAGGHRLGRLLLGRARGGWLGAGAADEFDAADLRDASEIAQRVALALGHGRLARACAAADERQRLLFAAHPRPMWIFDVETLAILEVNDAAIHFYGYAREELLAMTIMDLHPAGPNGDLTMLLPSLEWGSARRPGVALTQHRRHDGSVVDVEIVSHELTLGATRARLALATDVTERTRALAALHATEDQLRQAQRREAVVRLAAGIAHDFNNVLTAIQGYSDLLLRDLEPADARRHDAMEIGRAAERGAVLTRQLLAFAGHETREPALLDLNAMIVELETLMQRLVGAEVRLATVLSPRLGRVFADRAQLEQVLLTLVLNAREAMADGGELTIETSERRVSGVGKGRLLMPGHYAVLTMRDTGAPLRAAPSPDSALGLSIACGIVKQHGGVVRVVTEPERGTTLKIILPLAEGDESTAEPSAAALAGTETVLVVEDEEGVRELLRKVLARYGYQVLEARHGRDALLEVEKWPGAIHLLVTDVVMPEMSGPELAERLRRRRPDLRVIFISGYTSQELLRRGGADADLVVMQKPFTSEEFVQRVREVLDAAVV; this is translated from the coding sequence ATGGCGAACCACGCAGCCACGCCGCTGGAGAGCATCTCGCTCGTCGCCCGGCCGCCGAGCATCTCGGGCTCGATACGGGCATGGACGGACCCCGAGCCCGAGTGGCGGCGCATCGGCCTCAGCATCACCGGGCCGCTGCTCACGCTTGCCGTCGCGATCGCGTTCGATCTGGTCGCGCGCTTCAACGGCCTCATCCCCAATCCCACTCCGCTGCTCCTTCTCACGGTGGCGTACGCCGGGTTCGCGGGCGGCCTGCAACCCGCGCTCATCAGCGCGCTCGTGACGCTGGTGTATGGCGCGCACTACTTTGCCGAACCATGGCCGGGACTCTTCCATTACACGTCCGAAGGCTTCATGAGCCTCGCCGCGCTCGCCTTCGCGACGCCGGCCATCGCGGTGCTCACGGGCCGGCAGGGTGACCGGACGCGCTCGCGGCGCGCGGGGCCGGCGCTCGAGCGGCTCGCGCGCCGCCACGCGCTCCAGCATGAGATCACCGCGCGGCTCGCGCTGAGCGGCGACGCCGAGGACGCCCTGCAGAGCGTGGCGCGCGCGGTGGTACCGCTGCTCGGCGACTGGTGCATGATCCAGGTCGCCGGCGCCCACGGCGAGATGGAGGCGGCCGCCGCCGCGCACAAGAGCGGCGCGCACGAGCTGCTGGTCCGGACGCTGTGCGCGCGTGGCTGGCCTGACGGCGGAGTGGGCGGGGCGGGCGCGGTCGGCGCGGCCGCAGATGGTGCGAGCGCGAACGGCGCCGCTCTGAACGGGGTGGTGAATGGCGGCAATGCGAATGGCGCAGCCTCTGACGCAGCCGCAGGGGGCGCCCCCAACGCGCCGCGCCGCTTCAATCTCACCCGCGACGCGGTCCGCGCGCGCTCGCGCGACGGCGAGGACGCGAACCTGGCCGAGCGCCTGGCCCCGGCCGCGATCCTGTCGCTGCCGCTCGTGGCCGGCGGCCACCGGCTCGGCCGGCTCCTCCTGGGCCGCGCGCGCGGCGGCTGGCTCGGCGCCGGCGCCGCCGACGAGTTCGACGCCGCCGATCTCAGGGACGCAAGCGAGATCGCGCAACGCGTAGCACTCGCCCTCGGGCATGGGCGGCTCGCCCGCGCGTGCGCGGCGGCCGACGAGCGCCAGCGGCTGCTGTTCGCGGCCCACCCGCGGCCGATGTGGATCTTCGACGTGGAGACGCTCGCGATACTCGAGGTGAATGACGCCGCGATCCATTTCTATGGCTACGCGCGCGAGGAGCTGCTCGCGATGACGATCATGGACCTGCACCCCGCGGGTCCGAACGGCGATCTCACGATGCTGCTCCCATCGCTCGAGTGGGGCAGCGCCCGGCGTCCGGGCGTGGCGCTCACCCAGCACCGGCGGCACGACGGCAGCGTGGTCGACGTCGAGATCGTCTCGCACGAGCTGACGCTCGGCGCCACGCGCGCCCGCCTGGCGCTCGCCACCGACGTCACCGAGCGCACCCGCGCGCTCGCCGCGCTGCACGCCACCGAAGACCAGCTGCGGCAGGCGCAGCGCAGAGAGGCGGTGGTGCGGCTCGCCGCCGGCATCGCGCACGACTTCAACAACGTGCTCACCGCGATCCAGGGCTACAGCGACCTGCTGCTCCGCGACCTGGAGCCCGCCGATGCGCGCCGCCACGATGCGATGGAGATCGGCCGCGCGGCCGAGCGGGGCGCGGTGTTGACGCGCCAGCTCCTCGCCTTCGCCGGCCACGAGACGCGCGAGCCCGCGCTGCTCGATCTCAACGCGATGATCGTCGAGCTGGAGACGCTGATGCAGCGGCTGGTCGGTGCCGAGGTGCGGCTCGCCACCGTGCTCTCACCCCGCCTCGGGCGCGTCTTCGCCGACCGGGCCCAGCTCGAGCAGGTGCTGCTCACGCTCGTGCTGAACGCGCGCGAGGCGATGGCTGACGGCGGCGAGCTCACGATCGAGACCTCCGAGCGCCGGGTGAGCGGCGTGGGCAAGGGCAGGCTCCTCATGCCCGGCCACTACGCCGTGCTTACCATGCGCGACACCGGCGCGCCACTTCGCGCGGCACCTTCGCCCGACTCGGCGCTCGGCCTCTCGATCGCGTGCGGCATCGTGAAGCAGCACGGCGGCGTGGTCCGCGTGGTGACCGAGCCGGAGCGGGGCACCACGCTCAAAATCATCCTCCCCCTCGCCGAGGGCGACGAGTCGACGGCCGAGCCGTCCGCCGCGGCACTCGCGGGGACCGAGACGGTGCTGGTGGTGGAGGATGAAGAAGGCGTGCGCGAGCTGCTGCGAAAAGTGCTCGCCCGCTACGGCTACCAGGTGCTCGAGGCGCGGCACGGACGCGACGCGCTGCTCGAGGTCGAAAAGTGGCCCGGGGCCATCCATCTACTCGTGACCGATGTCGTGATGCCCGAGATGAGCGGCCCCGAGCTTGCCGAGCGGCTCAGGCGGCGCCGGCCCGACCTCCGCGTGATCTTCATCTCGGGCTACACCAGCCAGGAGCTGCTCAGGCGCGGCGGCGCCGATGCCGACCTGGTGGTGATGCAGAAGCCGTTCACCTCCGAGGAATTCGTGCAGCGGGTGCGCGAGGTGCTCGACGCGGCCGTTGTGTGA
- a CDS encoding class I SAM-dependent methyltransferase, with protein sequence MNGPAPPLGCPVCGGAALARYPAAGRHALLRCASCDLVFSPTEPAPHEIERHYSAPYFTGGGVEYADYVADAATHREQARRYLDTIAEFTPLPCSVLDIGCAAGFFLDEARHRGCRTFGCDVSEYAAAYAAQTLGLEVERAAFLDATLLPDQVDVATAFNVFEHLTEPRAVVRRLEGVVRPGGCVILETWDYRSLVARLLRSRWHQWDPPFVPYYYTRRALAALFPPPAWHMLRYAPTSKRVPLARLWSALPNRLSITYALGDLVLAVFRRESRGAE encoded by the coding sequence GTGAACGGCCCGGCTCCGCCGCTCGGCTGCCCGGTGTGCGGCGGCGCGGCGCTCGCGCGCTACCCGGCAGCCGGCCGGCACGCACTGCTCCGGTGCGCCTCCTGCGATCTCGTCTTCAGTCCCACCGAGCCCGCCCCGCACGAAATCGAGCGCCACTACTCGGCGCCGTATTTCACGGGTGGCGGAGTCGAGTACGCCGACTACGTGGCCGACGCCGCCACCCACCGGGAGCAGGCCCGGCGCTATCTGGATACGATCGCCGAGTTCACGCCGCTCCCCTGCTCAGTGCTCGACATCGGCTGCGCGGCCGGCTTTTTCCTCGACGAAGCGCGGCACCGGGGCTGCCGGACCTTCGGCTGCGACGTAAGCGAATACGCGGCGGCCTACGCGGCGCAGACTCTCGGGCTCGAAGTCGAGCGCGCGGCCTTTCTCGACGCCACGCTGCTGCCGGATCAGGTCGACGTCGCCACGGCATTCAACGTCTTCGAGCACCTCACTGAGCCCCGCGCCGTCGTGCGCCGCCTCGAGGGCGTGGTGCGGCCGGGCGGATGCGTGATACTGGAGACCTGGGACTACCGATCGCTCGTCGCTCGCCTCCTCCGCTCCCGCTGGCACCAGTGGGACCCGCCGTTCGTGCCCTACTACTACACCCGGCGCGCGCTCGCGGCGCTCTTCCCGCCGCCCGCCTGGCATATGCTGCGTTACGCGCCCACGAGCAAGCGGGTTCCGCTCGCCCGGCTCTGGTCCGCCTTGCCGAACCGGCTCTCGATCACCTACGCGCTCGGTGACCTCGTGCTCGCCGTGTTCCGGCGCGAATCACGCGGGGCAGAGTGA
- a CDS encoding zf-HC2 domain-containing protein, with protein sequence MPHVDEGTLHALLDGELEPTEVQQVQTHFATCPTCAARLDEARQILAETERLLKAIESPMEDRPADDRSPAAHSEPRVATPPDTWSFDSGSSSIPGDPVVYVPDNPAPVDIRRQRNRLIAWAAGIAVVVGAGGWGVKAALAPAPGPGELRLRPEEFQSAPGAAAAAGALADSASPTERAAAVLDSMRALAMAEGADSAAPANANAAAAKTAAKTPAPQPKSAAPAETPPPQKQLAAAPTPKAPAKDAAPETKAPATEPKPAAAESAASAGNTSGDTSTSAASPDDSTNEPAAGAAAGDPNAGDSAAGVRAVRDRAAEATRALDRQRAEEQSARALAAIDAERKAAAERARRDSIAVASRAAAARAPAPAPVPAAPTIDQRAQVYDRIGLDEAARLLGGPLHAIDAVGVTRRLVGLAPGKSVPGADPDRPVVRAVYQDPSGHLLYLDQQRVSAAEASRLPASPETGPGGSQRWVTGSVLLQLHGDATSDWLSTLAREVR encoded by the coding sequence ATGCCGCACGTTGACGAGGGAACGCTGCACGCGCTGCTCGACGGCGAGCTGGAGCCGACCGAGGTGCAGCAGGTTCAGACCCACTTCGCGACCTGCCCCACCTGCGCGGCCCGGCTCGACGAGGCGCGCCAGATATTGGCCGAGACCGAGCGTCTGCTCAAGGCCATCGAGTCTCCGATGGAGGATCGGCCGGCGGACGATCGGTCGCCTGCCGCGCACTCCGAGCCGCGTGTCGCGACGCCGCCCGACACCTGGTCGTTCGACAGCGGCAGCTCTTCGATTCCCGGCGACCCGGTGGTGTACGTCCCCGACAATCCCGCGCCGGTCGACATCCGCCGGCAGCGGAATCGGCTCATCGCGTGGGCTGCCGGGATTGCCGTGGTGGTGGGCGCCGGAGGTTGGGGTGTCAAGGCGGCGCTGGCACCGGCGCCAGGCCCGGGGGAGCTGCGGCTTCGTCCCGAGGAGTTTCAGAGCGCGCCGGGAGCCGCCGCCGCGGCCGGTGCGCTCGCGGACAGCGCATCGCCCACCGAGCGCGCGGCCGCCGTGCTCGATTCCATGCGCGCGCTCGCGATGGCGGAAGGGGCGGACTCGGCGGCGCCGGCAAATGCGAACGCGGCAGCGGCAAAGACGGCAGCGAAGACGCCAGCGCCGCAGCCCAAGTCGGCTGCTCCCGCAGAGACGCCGCCGCCACAGAAGCAGCTTGCCGCGGCGCCCACCCCCAAAGCCCCGGCAAAGGACGCTGCGCCGGAAACGAAAGCGCCGGCGACGGAGCCGAAGCCGGCCGCGGCCGAGTCGGCCGCAAGCGCCGGCAATACCTCCGGCGACACATCCACCTCCGCGGCGTCGCCAGACGACTCCACCAACGAGCCGGCCGCCGGCGCCGCTGCCGGCGACCCCAACGCGGGCGACAGCGCCGCGGGGGTGCGCGCCGTGCGCGACCGCGCCGCCGAAGCCACCCGTGCGCTCGACCGGCAGAGAGCGGAGGAGCAGAGCGCACGTGCGCTCGCGGCCATCGACGCCGAGCGGAAAGCGGCCGCGGAGCGCGCCCGGCGCGACAGCATCGCGGTGGCCAGCCGTGCGGCCGCGGCGCGGGCGCCGGCGCCGGCGCCCGTGCCCGCGGCGCCCACCATCGATCAGCGCGCGCAGGTGTACGATCGCATCGGCCTCGACGAAGCGGCCCGCCTCCTGGGCGGCCCGCTGCACGCGATCGATGCCGTCGGTGTCACCCGCCGGCTGGTCGGGCTGGCGCCGGGGAAGAGCGTGCCGGGCGCGGACCCCGATCGGCCGGTGGTGCGCGCCGTGTACCAGGATCCGAGCGGGCATCTGCTCTATCTCGATCAACAGCGGGTGAGCGCGGCGGAGGCGAGCCGGCTGCCGGCCTCGCCGGAGACGGGACCCGGCGGCTCGCAGCGCTGGGTCACGGGGTCCGTGTTGCTCCAATTGCACGGCGATGCGACTTCAGACTGGCTCTCTACGCTCGCGCGCGAGGTGCGCTGA
- a CDS encoding cation:proton antiporter codes for MPHPDPVTAVLIGLAVILVSAKLGGDLAERIGQPAVLGELLVGIVLGNIGYAGVHWFEPMRENAGLNILAQLGVIVLLFEVGLESTVRDMMQVGARSLVVAVLGVVAPWLLGWWVGHLVLPEESAYAHAFLGATLTATSVGITARVLRDLGRATTPEARVILGAAVIDDVLGLVILAVVAGIIAAADAGTALSLGDVGFIFGKAFVFLALALWLGVVLSPRLFRIASRLRGQGVLLATALSTCFVIAYLASVIGLAPIVGAYAAGLILEAVHYRDFTERGEHELEHLIQPISAFLVPVFFVLIGMRVDLGAFARVEVLGLAALLTIAAIIGKQACSLGVLGTRLDALSIGLGMIPRGEVGLIFASIGLTLSVGGEPVVDAGTYSAVVIMVMVTTLVTPPALKWSLARAASR; via the coding sequence ATGCCGCACCCCGATCCGGTCACTGCAGTGCTGATCGGGCTCGCCGTCATCCTGGTGAGCGCGAAGCTCGGCGGCGACCTGGCCGAGCGGATCGGGCAGCCCGCGGTGCTCGGCGAGCTGCTCGTCGGCATCGTGCTCGGCAACATCGGCTACGCCGGCGTCCACTGGTTCGAGCCGATGCGGGAGAATGCGGGTCTCAACATCCTCGCGCAGCTCGGCGTGATCGTGCTCCTGTTCGAAGTGGGGCTCGAGTCGACGGTGCGCGACATGATGCAGGTGGGCGCGCGTTCGCTCGTTGTGGCGGTGCTCGGCGTGGTGGCGCCGTGGCTGCTGGGGTGGTGGGTGGGGCATCTCGTGCTGCCGGAGGAGAGCGCATACGCCCACGCCTTTCTGGGCGCCACGCTCACCGCCACGAGCGTCGGCATCACCGCGCGGGTGCTGCGCGACCTGGGCCGCGCCACGACGCCCGAGGCGCGGGTGATCCTGGGCGCCGCGGTCATCGATGACGTCCTTGGCCTCGTAATCCTTGCGGTGGTGGCGGGCATCATCGCGGCGGCCGATGCCGGCACCGCGCTCTCCCTCGGCGACGTCGGGTTCATCTTCGGCAAGGCGTTCGTCTTTCTCGCGCTTGCGCTGTGGCTGGGCGTCGTGCTCTCGCCGCGGCTCTTCCGGATCGCGTCGCGCCTGCGCGGGCAGGGCGTCCTCCTCGCCACCGCGCTCAGCACCTGCTTCGTCATCGCGTATCTCGCGTCGGTCATCGGCCTGGCGCCGATCGTGGGCGCCTACGCCGCGGGGCTCATTCTCGAGGCGGTGCACTACCGCGACTTTACCGAGCGGGGCGAGCACGAGCTGGAGCACCTGATCCAGCCGATCTCCGCCTTCCTCGTGCCGGTGTTCTTCGTGCTCATCGGGATGCGGGTGGACCTCGGGGCCTTCGCGCGGGTGGAGGTCCTCGGCCTCGCCGCGCTGCTCACCATCGCGGCGATCATCGGTAAGCAGGCGTGCAGCCTCGGCGTGCTCGGCACCCGGCTCGACGCGCTCAGCATCGGCCTCGGCATGATCCCTCGCGGCGAGGTCGGCCTCATCTTCGCGAGCATCGGCCTTACCCTGTCGGTGGGCGGCGAGCCCGTGGTCGACGCCGGCACCTACTCCGCCGTCGTCATCATGGTCATGGTGACGACGCTGGTGACGCCGCCCGCGCTCAAGTGGAGCCTCGCGCGGGCCGCATCGCGCTGA
- a CDS encoding AI-2E family transporter, with protein sequence MATVPSPERPEAGRNANAVGPRGLTWRWVPPLAAALALGIGLLFAVRVLVRPIAILLLAITVGEALAPIVERLARRMHRNLAIALVYVVLGLGLGLIGWLTVPTLIAQAREVVSRLPELLAHVQALTVRLDRAMGTHIGEAAKAQLGNAGPSILVAPLKLASSLLELLAVMFLSIYWLVGTPALRRFALSLVPPGSRYPAAVVLAEMATAMGGYVRGAAINAVIMGTLAYVGLLAIGVKYALVLGLLTALGEPVPYLGPIVAGIAVALTALLQSPAKALLAIALFTVLQQLEGHILTPNIMGRETHTSQALVIFALLAGATVGGLLGAIVAIPVAGALQVFVLRVLAPAIRRRTGAAAPGPKGHA encoded by the coding sequence ATGGCAACTGTTCCCTCACCCGAGCGGCCCGAGGCAGGGCGCAACGCGAACGCGGTCGGCCCGCGCGGGCTCACGTGGCGCTGGGTGCCGCCGCTCGCCGCCGCGCTCGCGCTCGGGATCGGGCTCCTGTTCGCGGTGCGCGTGCTGGTGCGGCCGATTGCGATCCTGCTGCTCGCCATCACCGTGGGCGAGGCGCTGGCCCCGATCGTCGAGCGGCTCGCGCGCCGGATGCACCGCAACCTCGCGATCGCGCTCGTGTACGTTGTCCTGGGCCTCGGGCTGGGCCTCATCGGATGGCTCACGGTACCGACGCTCATCGCGCAGGCGCGCGAGGTGGTGAGCCGTCTGCCCGAGCTCCTGGCCCACGTGCAGGCGCTCACGGTGCGGCTGGACCGCGCGATGGGCACCCACATCGGCGAGGCCGCGAAGGCGCAGCTCGGGAACGCGGGCCCATCGATCCTGGTGGCGCCGCTCAAGCTCGCGTCGTCGCTCCTCGAGCTGCTGGCCGTGATGTTTCTCTCGATTTATTGGCTGGTCGGCACGCCGGCGCTCCGGCGGTTCGCGCTCTCCCTGGTTCCCCCGGGCTCGCGCTACCCGGCGGCAGTCGTCCTCGCCGAAATGGCGACGGCGATGGGCGGCTACGTGCGCGGTGCCGCGATCAACGCGGTCATCATGGGCACGCTCGCCTATGTGGGCCTGCTCGCCATCGGGGTGAAGTATGCGCTGGTGCTCGGCCTGCTCACGGCGCTCGGGGAGCCGGTGCCGTACCTGGGGCCGATCGTCGCCGGGATTGCCGTCGCCCTCACGGCGCTGCTGCAATCGCCGGCCAAGGCGCTGCTCGCGATCGCCCTCTTCACCGTCCTGCAGCAGCTCGAGGGCCACATCCTCACGCCGAACATCATGGGCCGCGAGACCCACACCTCGCAGGCGCTGGTGATCTTCGCGCTCCTCGCCGGCGCCACCGTCGGCGGGCTGCTCGGCGCCATCGTCGCGATCCCCGTCGCGGGGGCGTTGCAGGTATTCGTGCTCCGGGTCCTGGCACCGGCCATCCGGCGGCGCACCGGCGCCGCCGCTCCCGGGCCCAAGGGGCATGCGTAG
- a CDS encoding MFS transporter: MSHRPAVLAAFLGWTLDAFDFFLVVFALSAIGREFGRTDVEVALAITLTLAFRPVGALVFGLLADRYGRRRPLMLNLVFYSLVEVLTGFAPSFASFLVLRALFGIGMGGEWGVGASLAMEKAPSGRRGVLSGLLQEGYAFGYLLAALCYAVVFPRWGWRPMFVLGGLPALLAIYVRARVTESEVWKRSRAAGWSDLGRAIAANWKLFVYLTLLMAGMNFASHGTQDMYPTFLKREWGFLPRGQAAVTAISMVGAIIGGIAFGFASDRIGRRRAIVVALLLAMLVVPLWAFAPGVPLLVAGAFLLQFMVQGAWGVIPAHITELAPDAVRGFLPGFAYQCGVLVASSVVYVEALFAAHTSYAHSMALTALVVFAFAATMAALGPERRGARFGAAAGFVAAGAAGAPDRP, encoded by the coding sequence ATGTCCCATCGCCCCGCCGTCCTTGCCGCCTTTCTGGGCTGGACCCTGGACGCCTTCGACTTCTTTCTCGTCGTCTTCGCCCTGAGCGCGATCGGCCGCGAGTTCGGCCGGACAGATGTCGAGGTGGCGCTCGCGATCACGCTCACGCTCGCGTTCCGCCCCGTCGGTGCGCTCGTGTTCGGCCTCCTCGCCGACCGCTACGGCCGCCGCCGGCCGCTCATGCTCAACCTGGTGTTCTACTCGCTCGTCGAGGTGCTCACCGGATTCGCGCCGAGCTTCGCGAGCTTTCTCGTGCTGCGCGCGCTCTTCGGCATCGGCATGGGGGGTGAGTGGGGTGTGGGTGCCTCGCTCGCCATGGAGAAGGCGCCGAGCGGGCGGCGGGGCGTGCTCTCGGGACTGTTGCAGGAAGGGTATGCGTTCGGCTACCTGTTGGCGGCGCTCTGCTACGCGGTGGTGTTTCCGCGCTGGGGCTGGCGGCCGATGTTCGTCCTGGGCGGGCTGCCGGCGCTGCTCGCGATCTACGTGCGCGCGCGCGTCACCGAGTCCGAGGTGTGGAAGCGTTCGCGGGCCGCGGGCTGGAGCGATCTCGGGCGCGCCATCGCCGCCAACTGGAAGCTCTTCGTCTATCTCACGCTGCTCATGGCGGGAATGAACTTCGCCTCGCACGGCACCCAGGACATGTATCCCACCTTCCTTAAGCGCGAGTGGGGCTTCCTGCCCCGCGGCCAGGCGGCGGTGACCGCGATCTCGATGGTGGGCGCCATCATCGGCGGCATCGCGTTCGGCTTTGCGTCCGACCGGATCGGCCGCCGGCGCGCGATCGTCGTGGCGCTCCTTCTCGCGATGCTCGTGGTGCCGCTCTGGGCCTTTGCGCCGGGCGTGCCGCTGCTCGTGGCCGGCGCGTTCCTCCTCCAGTTCATGGTGCAGGGCGCGTGGGGGGTCATTCCGGCGCACATCACCGAGCTGGCGCCCGACGCGGTGCGCGGGTTCCTGCCCGGATTCGCCTATCAATGCGGGGTGTTGGTGGCGAGCTCGGTAGTGTACGTCGAGGCGCTCTTTGCCGCGCACACGAGCTACGCGCACTCGATGGCGCTCACCGCGCTGGTGGTCTTTGCGTTTGCCGCCACGATGGCGGCGCTCGGCCCGGAGCGGCGGGGCGCGCGGTTCGGTGCCGCCGCGGGGTTCGTGGCCGCCGGCGCCGCCGGCGCCCCCGATCGCCCGTGA